Within the Zea mays cultivar B73 chromosome 10, Zm-B73-REFERENCE-NAM-5.0, whole genome shotgun sequence genome, the region AACCTCTAACTTACCATCTTTTGTTCTGCAATAGTGTAGGCGCATGAGTCAAATTTGATTTTTGGTTTAACCGGAAACGAACCAAACTTTTTCACTTAACATTGGAGCCGACTTTCCCCTCTTTACATATATCTTTTGGTTGTAATTACTAAAAACGAACTTCAAAAACCAAACCGAAAAAATCGGTTAATCGAAAAACCGAAAAATCGGTTAACCAATTACTAAAAACGAATTTCAAAAACCAAACGAACTTCAAAGACCAAGTTGAAACTAACTGACTGAGTTTGGAACTATTTTTTAATACTATGTGTTTTTCAACTCTTACAATTAtctattttataatattatttctTAGCCTTTATTTTTAACAGCCAGTGCTTTATTTTTTTTTGTGTACATATATTGGTATTGGTTCTTCCTGAGTTTtaatattattatatatgtttAACTTTTTTAGCAAGGAGAAACataaaagcaaatataaagtaaaTATAAGGTAGTTTATATAAGAAGGTTATTCTGGTCTATGTAAAGACTAAAAAATATAAGATATAATTTTATAAATAGGTATAGATATTATAACACCAACTTACTTGAAACTAAAAGgctatgttgatgttgatgaaggtaTAGATATTATAACAAGGATTTTTAGATATATGTCATTATGAAAACCGAGAATTCTAAAGATGTCATTATAATTAGCTATATCCAGTGATTGTCATTATTAATTCTAAAGTCACGGAGTTAATAATGGCAACCACCGAGTATTACAAAATATAATGACATCTTTAGAATCTTCCGTTTTTATAATGTCATATATCTAAAAAAACCCTTATAACAATGATTCAATGTTAGTGTCAATATTTTATAAGTCCCAGGACTTGATGGTTATTTTATGAGAAATTTATAATTTTGTCACTCTCAGTTTTGGCTTCCTATTATTATGTTATATTGTGTCTATGACTGGTGAGACCATATGTTTTTATGATTTATGAGCCAATAGTATATTAGCGAAACTCATAAATGATAATGACAAAATTGTCAATGACTTATTTTATGGTACCCCAAGTATTGCCGTGTGCAATGTGCATTCTTCTATAAATATCTAACGAGAGAAAGGCCAAAAGGATAAAAATTTCATATAAAATCATATATAAATTGTTAGAAATCGGTTTATTTTCGTAGAAAAAATATAGAAAACAGGGGTGGGGAATGCGTTTCGAAAGGGACCTAAAAATCTAAAATTGTTGAAAAGAAGGGAAACCATCCGAAGTCCGAACAGCCGAACTTCATCAATTGCAGACTTGGCAGCTTTTTTTTTTTCTGCCTCTGCGTGCGGTCTCCCTGTGTCTGTGACCCTTCCCTCTCGCGTGGGCTCTCGGCCTCTCCCTATCGCGTGCCTATCGCTCTCTCTCGGCGTGCGTCAGCCAGGCAAACCGCCGGCGCCCTAGCTAGCCAGGTCTTTGTCCCTTCGCCAGGCCTTCATCGGGGACTAGCACACTGCACACGCACCCACTAGGTATGCGGATCCTTACTCTTCCATTCCTGTTTGTGCGAAACCGAGAACCCAAACACTAACTTGAGGTCTTGAGCTGCTAATTGTATTCGGATCTGATCAAATTACAAATCTATGCATGTACATTAGCTtcgttttttttttgcaaaagttATTGGTTTGTACACCCACGTCCCTTGGCCGCCCCTGATCCAGGCCACTAGCATCTTTTGTTCCTTTTTTTTTAGAATTTTTCGCTAATATGTGCTGCCTCCTGATGAATCCTGATGGTGATGATAAGCTGTTGTTGCTGGTGATAATAATCCAGATGTCTGCGCCGAACGGTCCAGCGGCTTGTCCGATGGTGTACCCTGTCTACCTTACCGGGGCATTCCCCCAGCAAGCAGGGGATGACCAGGCTCAAGGTCCGGGGATATATGCCATACAACAGAACCAGTTAGCGGCTGCGATGGGAATGGGGTGCTATGCTCCAACCACACTCATTCCACTCGCTTACAATATCCCAACGTAAGTTGTTACCCTTTGGTACTGAACAATCTGCTACATCTGCCTATTTTGTACCATCATTGAATTGGTGAGATCTGCTTCCGTGCCATTGCAGTAGTCATCGTAGGTCACTTGATGCAAGCATTATATGCAGTCATAAAATTTTGCTGCTGAAAACCTTGGACACATTTGAGTGAGTGTAAGGAACTAGTGTAATAAGGGGTTCATATTCATAGTAGATTTGTTGAGATCAAGGTGCCTTTTTTCGTCGGGCCTTGGTAGAATTTTTTTTGAATAAAAACATGTTCAGCAGCTGTATACAGTATAATCTTATATCTTACTTCAAGGATGACAATATCCTTAGATATTCATTTGTATTATACTTTATACATACGTTTTAGGGTCTGCTATGAGCTAGCAGCAATCTCGGGTATCTAAAAAACAATGAATCAAATTTCGCTATAGTAGCTGTTTCCATGAATTATTTGACATGCACCTTATTTATTCATTACTGATTAACTCTCTTATTTACCTAGAGATGTTGTAACTTGTAGAACAGGAGCAAGGCAGAACAGAACATATAATGATGTTTACTTCAGTCCTGAAATGATAATATAATTTCCATCATTATGACAGCAGGGGCTTGCTATAACTGACTAGTTAGTAATGACTAATTTGATTGAGAATAGCACAACACAAACACCTTTAACTTTTACTTGAATGTTACCCAAGTGCTGCTTTTGATGCTGCCATGATGGAAGATAGAATGGAACTACAGCTAACATGTAAGACTTGGTTACATTTTTTGAGCAGTTTTAAAAAAGAAAGAACATTTGTTGCAAGAATGATGAAGCCCATGTAGTTTTCTACTATGCGCATTTGTTTTTATTCTGGTTTGGTCATTGGGGAGTGGGGATACTTGGGACTACTGCAAAGCATTATGGAGTTTTGAACTATCAAATTGCTTGCTTATATCTTCCCTTTTGTGCTTAAAGGGAAAGCGTCGGAGCTTCTGCTGGTGAAGAGAATGTACAGGATGCTAGGCAGCAAAATGGACCTCAAAGACAAGTTGTTGTGAGGAGGTTTCACTTTGCTTTTCAGCTTGACTTGGCCCTGATCATCAAACTAGCCGCTGTTGTGTTTCTCTTTAGCCAGGAAGGCTCAAAACAAAGGCTGTTTCTTCTGATACTGTTTGCCTCATTTATTTACTTGTGAGTACTTTGCTCAAATCGTCTCCAAAATAACTAATGCTATTTCACAGTTTACTCTTCATCGTTTGTATAGCCTATATATGGTGCTGCTAGATAACCTCGTGGTTTTGTATCCTGCAGATATCAAACCGGAGCTATTACACCTTTTCTAAGACGGCTTCAGCGGGCAGGAGGTGCAGCTGCTCATCCACCACAGGCTCCTGCTCGGGTCGAGAACCGTGCTCCTCTGCCTGCCCAGAATGATGGCAATGAGCAGCCCAATGGTAGCTTCCATATACTGCTCTCTGTATTGCCTGTGCTCTGTGCATAGTTGTTCATTATATTGCAATACCAATTTCACTTTTTAGTCTGGAAATTGGGTTGCACCATCAAGTTCCTAATATCAAAGACACATTGGAAAATATTTGGTAGCAACTTTGGAGCACAAAACAAGAAAGGAGATGACGCCTTGCCCCTAACAAACCGGCGTGGCCGGTTTCCCTGCCTAGAACTACCATGCTGGATCACCAACCGGCCAGGCTGTCTTCCCTGTTTTAGCCTGGCCACCCCCTTTATTGGTCCTATACCAGCTCGAGAAAACTGGCTCCTGCTGACTCTGAAACAATCTGGTTTTCAAAATGATTTTGGATCTATTTTGATGTGAAAAACTTGGAGAACATGTTTTGGACTTGTTTCCTTCTAGTATAAGACCACCCTCTATATATGGGAGGATCATGACCGGTTCAGCATCAGAACTTTTAGTTGTCAAGACACAACACATACCCTGTTTTGCCTTTCTCTCTATTCTTGTGTTTGTCACGCCTTCCGGTAAGATTTAGTGGCGTTCTAGGTGGTTGTACCGACCCTAGGACAACCTCCATGTGTTCCTCCCTGATGTGTCTTTCTAGGAGGTATTCGAGAGTCTAC harbors:
- the LOC100274956 gene encoding uncharacterized protein LOC100274956, which translates into the protein MSAPNGPAACPMVYPVYLTGAFPQQAGDDQAQGPGIYAIQQNQLAAAMGMGCYAPTTLIPLAYNIPTESVGASAGEENVQDARQQNGPQRQVVVRRFHFAFQLDLALIIKLAAVVFLFSQEGSKQRLFLLILFASFIYLYQTGAITPFLRRLQRAGGAAAHPPQAPARVENRAPLPAQNDGNEQPNGPANPDQAAENHEQDAAAGNENPQEAEVEGNRRNWLGGVLKEVQLVVVGFVASLLPGFQHND